From Haloplasma contractile SSD-17B:
TAATAATAGGATTGTAAACATAAAAAACTTTAATTTCATATAGATTTCACCCCTTTAATCAGTCATTGGTCGTTAATTTTAATTAGTATCCAAGTCATTTTTTTAAAAAAGTTAATTATAATCTATTACTACCATTAGTAAAGAATGCAATATGTATTTATGAATAAGTTATAGACTAATCAGTGTCTTGATTCTTATCATTTGAAGTCGTCGGTCTTTTACTAGATGGTTTCTGTTGTCTCACGATATTTAACTTATTTACGATTAATGCTGGTCGTTTAAACATTTTCCAAATGTTACTTCTTATAAAGGTATCATTTAATCCACTTACATTTAGAGGAGCAAGGGGTGACATATAAGGCACACCGAATGAACGTAAACTAGTTAAATGGGACACAAAGGCAATGAGTCCTAAACCAATCCCATATAACCCAAAGGTAGCTCCTAGTAACATAAAACCAAAGCGAAGTAATCGATTGGCAATTGCCATATTATACGTTGGTGATATTAAACTACTAATTGCAGTAATTGATACCACAATAACCATAACCGGTGATATAATTCCCGCATTTACAGCAGCATCACCTAATACTAAAGCACCGACAATTGACATCGCAGAACCAACAGCCCTTGGCATTCTAAGACCTGCCTCACGTAAAATTTCAAATGTTAATTCCATTAACAAAGCTTCTATAAATGCAGGAAACGGAATTCCCTCTCGTTGAGCGGCTATACTAATTAATAATGAGGGTGGGAGAAGTTCATGGTGAAAGGATGTAACTGCTATATAGGTTGCTGGTGTTAGTAACGTTAACACGAACGCAACATAACGCAATAAGCGGGAAAAGGTACCAAAGTCTGCTCTTTGATAATAATCTTCAGCCGATTGAAAAAATTGTACAAAGATTGCAGGAACGACGAGTACGAACGGAGTTCCATCAACCATGATTAAAACTCTTCCTTCTAATAAGGAAGCACACGCAGTATCAGGTCGTTCAGTATTATGAATAGTTGGAAATAATGTCCATGCTGTATCTTGGATCAACTCTTCAATATAGCCACCTTCTAAAATACCATCAATCTTTATTTTATCTAAGCGGGAATGAACCTCGTTTACGACATCATCGTCTGCAACTCCCTTTATGTACGCGATTGCTACATCAGTCATAGAACGCGTTCCAATCCGCTTTGTGTCAATGCGTAAACTTGGGTCTTTTAAACGACGTCTAATCAAAGCAGTATTGGTACGAATAGTTTCTGTAAAGCTTTCCTTAGGACCACGGACTACAGTTTGTGTAGTCGGTTCATCAGGAGTACGACGGTCCCATTCCTTTGTATCGACTGCAATACAAACCGTGAATCCATCAATTAACATCATGGTACTTCCGGTAAATAACAAATTAAAAAACATGGCATAATTCGTGATCTCAACAAATGAACTAGCAGATAATGAATTTTCCTCTAATAACTGAAAAATGTTTTTGCTGTTTAAGATACTTAAATCGAGCTCTGCACTTCTAATTTGTACCATGATGGTTTTAAGAATCGCATTATCAACTAGGTTTCGATCCACAAGGCCATCGATATAAACAAGTGACATTTTATTGGATTCGTTTGTTCCCACATTAAATGTTCGAATAACAATGTCTTCACTATTACCAAGTGTTTTTTTGATAAATGTAAGGTTATCCTGTAACGAATTAGAGATACATTGGTCTTCATAATGTTTTTTCTCATCCACTTGAAAACAATCAATCTTACTATTGGTTCTCTCTTTATTGTTTTTAAACATTGTCATACGGAACACCCTAACTTACCTATTTTAATTTATCTCTCTTCTTTCTAATACATATTAGTTTTTGCATATTATTGTATTTTATTTGTAATTCCAAAGATGAACTTATTTTCTTTGACTCTATAATTAATGTCAGGGCGTTAATATAAAATTAAGCATAAAAAAAGCCCTTAATAGAACTTACGGCTCTATTAGAGGCTAAATAATTTTATTTTATTAAGAACACTTCATATGTGAAGTCTTCTTTAAATCCATTTTTCTTTGCAATGCTAACGGACGGTGAATTTGTTTTCCAACTATCCCAGTACGTGTGAAGATTTTGTTTTTTACATTCGTGTAGAACATGGTTACAAAGCGCAGTCGCAATTCCTTTTCGTTGGTATTTACTAATTGTTCGAACACCTATTCCACATTTAGATTTACTCTTATACCTTGTTGTACTCCATGAAATCAATTCGTTGTCTTTAATTGCACAAAAACCAATACCGTCTCTTAAGAAGGTGTCGACCGACCCCCACATTTTAATAATCTCATCTTTTAAAAGTTTGGTATTTTCTAATCCTTTATCAAAGATGGTTTGATTAATCTCAGTAAACTGAATGTCATCATGAGCACTTAAGATTGTTGGAAGAATTCCTAAATCATGATAGAGTAACACACGTTCATACGTTACTGGTTGTAATTTTCGAAGTCGTTTCGATAACAGTGTTCGCCATTTTTCAGATGTATAAAAAATCTTTGCCCAGTCCGAATTTTCTCTTTTGCGTCCTTTTAATACATCATCTTTAAAAAAATCAATAATGTCATGTAATATTTGTTCATTGTCGTCATCCCCACAGAAATAGTAAGATGATTCCTCTACTATTAAAGCAACAGTAGGATTCGTCTCATCATTCACATAGACATCAACATTTGTATATCCTTCTGAAATTGAGTCTAGTAAATATCCCATATTTAACGGAGCCAGGATTTGAATTACCTTTTCAAAATTATTTATAAGCTTAGCCATTGTTATTCCTCCTTTAATTTCAATCGCTCAGTCCGAACGGTTAAATTTAAACTATAATCTAATGTAAAAATAAATCCTATTCATACAGGATTTGTTTAGGTTTGTCTATTAGGTCATCAGTTGATCATGTGTAAAACCTATTTTTTCTGAAGTCATCTATAGTTTACCATAAAAAAGTATAATTTTCCATAAATTGAAAGATTGAATGCGCTATCAATGGGGATTTTTACTTATTTTTATTATAGGGTTATTTATTCTATGACAGTTCTTTAAGAAATGTGTCGGTTTTTGTAATGAAATGTCTTTTATTGTTAATTAATTCTATGAGGCTTAATGATTATCAATCCGTTAGTTTCAAAAAAACTGGACTCTAACTAGAGTTAAAGTCCAGAACGATTATTTGTTAAACAACCAGAGATACTCCTCATATCCTTCATCTTTCAGGCGATCTTTTGGTATAAATCTTAATGCTGCAGAGTTAATACAATAACGTAAACCTCCTTGGTCTTTAGGACCATCTTCAAACACATGACCAAGATGAGAATCTGCTTGATTACTTCTTACCTCTGTTCGTGACATATTATTGGTCACATCATTTTTATAAGAAACCCGCTCATGATGAATTGGTTTTGTAAAACTAGGCCATCCACACCCTGCATCATATTTGTCTAACGAGGAGAATAGTGGTTCATTGGATACAATATCAACGTAAATCCCCTCTTCATCATGATCATAAAATTCATTCCTAAATGGATGTTCAGTTCCATTTTCTTGCGTTACTTTGTATTGGATATCAGATAAGCGCTGTTTTAAGCTCTCATCATCTTTATTGTAACGCCATTTTTCCTTAAGATAGTTCGCTCTTCCTGAGCCCTGTTTATACAGATTATAGTGAAAGGGATTCTTCTTATAGTAGTGTTGATGTTTATCCTCAGCAGGATAAAATGTTTCTGCCGCCTTAATTTCAGTCACAATTGGTTTAGTAAACTTTCCGCTTTCCGCTATAACTTTTTTTGAATCTTCAGCTAATTGTTTTTGCTGATCGTTGTGATAAAAGATAACAGTCTTGTAAGAATGCCCACGGTCATTGAATTGACCACCCGGATCGGTAGGATCTATTTGCTGCCAAAATAATCTAAGTAATTTTTGATAGGAAAAAATGCTCGGATCATATTTAATTTGTACAGCCTCATAATGACCCGTTGTTTCCGTT
This genomic window contains:
- the msrA gene encoding peptide-methionine (S)-S-oxide reductase MsrA; translation: MKQQYEIATFAGGCFWCMVSPFDEQPGIIDVKSGYTGGHKDNPRYEDVITETTGHYEAVQIKYDPSIFSYQKLLRLFWQQIDPTDPGGQFNDRGHSYKTVIFYHNDQQKQLAEDSKKVIAESGKFTKPIVTEIKAAETFYPAEDKHQHYYKKNPFHYNLYKQGSGRANYLKEKWRYNKDDESLKQRLSDIQYKVTQENGTEHPFRNEFYDHDEEGIYVDIVSNEPLFSSLDKYDAGCGWPSFTKPIHHERVSYKNDVTNNMSRTEVRSNQADSHLGHVFEDGPKDQGGLRYCINSAALRFIPKDRLKDEGYEEYLWLFNK
- a CDS encoding spore germination protein, with product MFKNNKERTNSKIDCFQVDEKKHYEDQCISNSLQDNLTFIKKTLGNSEDIVIRTFNVGTNESNKMSLVYIDGLVDRNLVDNAILKTIMVQIRSAELDLSILNSKNIFQLLEENSLSASSFVEITNYAMFFNLLFTGSTMMLIDGFTVCIAVDTKEWDRRTPDEPTTQTVVRGPKESFTETIRTNTALIRRRLKDPSLRIDTKRIGTRSMTDVAIAYIKGVADDDVVNEVHSRLDKIKIDGILEGGYIEELIQDTAWTLFPTIHNTERPDTACASLLEGRVLIMVDGTPFVLVVPAIFVQFFQSAEDYYQRADFGTFSRLLRYVAFVLTLLTPATYIAVTSFHHELLPPSLLISIAAQREGIPFPAFIEALLMELTFEILREAGLRMPRAVGSAMSIVGALVLGDAAVNAGIISPVMVIVVSITAISSLISPTYNMAIANRLLRFGFMLLGATFGLYGIGLGLIAFVSHLTSLRSFGVPYMSPLAPLNVSGLNDTFIRSNIWKMFKRPALIVNKLNIVRQQKPSSKRPTTSNDKNQDTD
- a CDS encoding GNAT family N-acetyltransferase, with the protein product MAKLINNFEKVIQILAPLNMGYLLDSISEGYTNVDVYVNDETNPTVALIVEESSYYFCGDDDNEQILHDIIDFFKDDVLKGRKRENSDWAKIFYTSEKWRTLLSKRLRKLQPVTYERVLLYHDLGILPTILSAHDDIQFTEINQTIFDKGLENTKLLKDEIIKMWGSVDTFLRDGIGFCAIKDNELISWSTTRYKSKSKCGIGVRTISKYQRKGIATALCNHVLHECKKQNLHTYWDSWKTNSPSVSIAKKNGFKEDFTYEVFLIK